One genomic window of Meles meles chromosome 3, mMelMel3.1 paternal haplotype, whole genome shotgun sequence includes the following:
- the LOC123937887 gene encoding UDP-glucuronosyltransferase 3A1-like: protein MAGQRALLLVGFLLPGFLLSEAAKILTLSLVGGSHHLLLDRVSQILQDHGHNVTMLHQRGNSLISDFKEKEKSYQVISWFPPEDYNKGLKDNFAFFLEEALGDRYTFGKFLSFMEQMGLQCSHFLRRKDIMDTLKNENFDLVIVENFDYCPFLVAEKLGKPFVSILSSSFGAIDIGLPNPLSYVPVSPSFLSDHMDFWGRVKNFLMFFDFSIRQWKIQSTYDNTIKEHFPEGSRPVLCHLLKKAELWFVNSDFALEFARPLLPNTVYVGGLMARPVKAVPQEFENFINKFGDSGFILVALGSMVSNFQVDLLREMNSAFAHLSQGVIWKYKPSHWPKDIRLSANVKIVNWLPQNDLLAHPRIHLFVTHGGMNSIMEAIQHGVPVVGIPLFGDQPENLNHVEAKKFGVSIQLKQIKAETLALKMKQVIEDKRYKSAAVAASIIRRSHPLTPAQRLVGWIDHILQTGGAAHLKPHGLQQPWHEQYLLDVFLFLLVVTLGTLWLCGKLLGMVVRWLCGARKLKEA from the exons ATGGCGGGGCAGCGGGCGCTTCTGCTAGTTGGCTTCCTTCTGCCTGGGTTCCTGCTCTCAGAGGCCGCCAAAATTCTCACTCTGTCTTTGGTGG GTGGAAGCCATCATCTGCTGCTGGACCGGGTGTCTCAGATTCTGCAAGATCATGGTCATAATGTCACCATGCTTCACCAGAGAGGAAATTCACTTATATCAG attttaaagagaaagaaaaatcataccaAGTTATTTCTTGGTTTCCACCTGAAGATTATAACAAAGGATTGAAGgacaattttgctttttttttggaagaagcttTGGGTGACAG ATACacatttggaaaatttttaagCTTTATGGAACAAATGGGGCTTCAGTGCAGTCATTTTCTAAGGAGAAAGGATATCATGGACACCTTAAAGAATGAGAACTTTGACCTAGTGATAGTTGAAAATTTTGACTACTGTCCTTTCCTGGTTGCTGAGAAGCTTGGAAAACCATTTGTGTCCATTCTCTCTTCCTCGTTTGGTGCTATAGATATTGGGCTACCAAACCCCCTGTCTTATGTTCCAGTATCCCCTTCCTTCCTAAGTGACCACATGGACTTCTGGGGTCGAGTGAAGAATTTCCTGatgttctttgatttctccatAAGACAATGGAAAATCCAGTCTACATATGACAACACCATCAAGGAACATTTCCCAGAAGGCTCTAGGCCAGTTTTGTGTCATCTTCTAAAGAAAGCAGAGCTGTGGTTTGTTAACTCTGATTTTGCCCTTGAATTTGCTCGGCCCCTGCTTCCCAACACTGTGTATGTTGGAGGCTTAATGGCAAGACCTGTGAAAGCAGtaccacaa GAATTTGAGAATTTCATCAACAAGTTTGGAGACTCTGGTTTTATCCTTGTGGCCCTGGGCTCCATGGTGAGCAACTTTCAAGTGGATCTTCTCAGGGAGATGAACAGTGCCTTTGCTCATCTCTCTCAAGGAGTTATATGGAAATATAAGCCATCTCATTGGCCCAAAGACATCAGACTGTCAGCAAATGTGAAAATTGTGAACTGGCTTCCTCAGAATGATCTCCTGG CTCATCCACGTATCCATCTCTTTGTCACCCATGGTGGGATGAATAGCATAATGGAGGCCATCCAACATGGTGTGCCTGTGGTGGGGATTCCTCTTTTTGGAGACCAGCCTGAAAACCTGAACCATGTTGAAGCCAAAAAGTTTGGTGTCTCTATCCAGCTGAAGCAGATCAAGGCAGAGACATTAGCTCTGAAGATGAAGCAAGTCATAGAAGACAAGAG GTACAAGTCAGCAGCTGTGGCCGCCAGCATCATCAGGCGCTCCCACCCCCTAACCCCTGCCCAGAGGCTGGTGGGTTGGATCGACCACATCCTCCAGACAGGAGGTGCTGCCCACCTCAAGCCCCATGGCCTGCAGCAGCCATGGCATGAGCAGTACCTGCTGGACGTCTTCTTGTTTCTGCTGGTGGTCACCCTGGGCACCCTGTGGCTCTGTGGGAAGCTGCTGGGCATGGTGGTTAGGTGGTTGTGCGGGGCCAGGAAGCTGAAGGAGGCCTGA